Proteins found in one Nostoc sp. NIES-3756 genomic segment:
- a CDS encoding GNAT family N-acetyltransferase gives MNIRPETTVDYLAIAEVNNLAFGRENESQLIAKIRLSDFYIPELSLVAEVDNVIVGHILFSYIELFGEEKLQVLGLAPMAVHPQFQKQGIGSALITAGLTKAESRGESLVIVLGHPQFYSRFGFVPSVNYGIKSSFPVPEDVFMVKPLNNYQAKYQGKVIYPSAFHQV, from the coding sequence ATGAATATACGCCCTGAAACGACTGTAGATTATTTAGCGATCGCCGAAGTCAACAACTTAGCTTTTGGTAGAGAAAATGAATCTCAATTAATTGCTAAAATTCGTCTTTCGGATTTTTATATTCCAGAATTATCACTAGTTGCAGAAGTTGATAATGTTATAGTTGGGCATATTCTTTTTAGTTATATCGAATTATTTGGAGAAGAAAAATTACAGGTACTTGGTTTAGCACCAATGGCTGTTCATCCTCAATTCCAAAAGCAAGGAATTGGTAGCGCACTTATAACAGCAGGATTAACAAAAGCTGAAAGCCGAGGAGAAAGTTTAGTTATTGTTTTAGGACATCCTCAATTCTATTCTCGGTTTGGGTTTGTTCCATCAGTTAACTATGGAATTAAAAGCTCTTTTCCAGTCCCAGAAGATGTTTTTATGGTCAAGCCATTAAATAACTATCAAGCTAAATACCAAGGGAAGGTTATTTATCCATCGGCTTTTCATCAGGTTTAA
- a CDS encoding fasciclin domain-containing protein, whose product MADIVDIAVSADGFSTLVTAVKAAGLVETLKSPGPFTVFAPNDAAFAKLPPGTIQTLVQNIPQLTRILKYHVVPGKLKQADLAKLGTVTSVEGSTIRIDCSDGFEVKNATVLAADIEADNGVIHVIDTVILMG is encoded by the coding sequence ATGGCTGATATTGTTGATATTGCAGTTAGTGCTGATGGTTTTTCAACCCTGGTAACAGCTGTAAAAGCTGCTGGTTTAGTAGAAACATTAAAGAGTCCAGGCCCCTTTACCGTCTTTGCACCAAATGACGCTGCTTTTGCTAAATTACCCCCAGGAACAATACAAACTTTAGTGCAGAATATTCCCCAATTAACAAGGATTTTAAAGTATCATGTTGTCCCTGGTAAGTTGAAGCAGGCTGATTTAGCCAAACTTGGCACGGTTACATCGGTTGAAGGTTCAACGATTAGAATTGATTGTTCTGATGGTTTTGAGGTGAAGAATGCGACGGTTTTAGCTGCTGATATTGAAGCTGATAACGGCGTAATTCACGTTATTGATACTGTGATTTTGATGGGCTAA
- a CDS encoding putative 2-dehydropantoate 2-reductase translates to MYEGKYAILGTGALGGYYGAKLQKAGLDVHFLLKSDFEQVSQHGLIVESKDGDFTLPQVNAYNDVAKMPKCDVVVVALKTTQNHLLPKLLPSVVKDGGIVLVLQNGLGVEEEITKIVEKVHVIGGLCFLCSNKVGAGHIRHLDYGHITLGEYIEGYAATGITDRMQQIGNDFQAAGIEIELSTDLLLGRWKKLMWNIPYNGLSVVLNARTDELMADTYTRTLVEQLMREVQAGANSMGRTIPDSFMQTMLDYTVKMKPYRTSMKIDYDECRPLEVDAIVGNPLHKAQALGVNLPQISCLYHQLKFLDRRNGVGH, encoded by the coding sequence ATGTATGAAGGCAAGTACGCCATTTTAGGAACTGGTGCATTAGGCGGATACTATGGTGCTAAATTGCAAAAAGCTGGTCTAGATGTCCACTTTTTACTCAAAAGTGACTTTGAACAAGTTAGTCAACATGGTTTAATTGTGGAGTCTAAAGACGGTGATTTCACCCTACCCCAAGTTAACGCTTATAACGATGTAGCAAAAATGCCGAAATGCGATGTGGTAGTGGTAGCATTGAAGACAACACAAAATCATTTACTACCCAAGTTATTACCATCTGTTGTTAAAGATGGTGGGATAGTTTTGGTCTTACAAAATGGGCTTGGGGTTGAAGAAGAAATCACCAAGATTGTTGAGAAAGTTCATGTAATCGGTGGTTTGTGCTTTTTGTGTTCCAATAAAGTAGGCGCGGGGCATATTCGGCACTTAGATTATGGTCACATAACTTTGGGTGAATATATTGAGGGCTATGCAGCTACAGGTATTACAGATAGGATGCAGCAAATTGGTAATGATTTTCAAGCGGCGGGAATTGAAATTGAATTAAGCACCGATTTATTACTGGGGCGCTGGAAAAAACTGATGTGGAATATCCCCTACAATGGGTTGTCTGTGGTTCTCAATGCCAGAACTGATGAGTTAATGGCAGATACCTACACTCGGACATTAGTGGAACAGTTAATGCGCGAAGTCCAAGCTGGCGCGAATAGTATGGGGCGAACAATTCCCGACAGCTTTATGCAAACCATGCTTGATTACACCGTTAAAATGAAGCCTTATCGGACTAGCATGAAAATTGACTATGATGAGTGCCGTCCTTTAGAGGTAGATGCAATTGTTGGCAACCCATTACACAAAGCCCAAGCTTTAGGTGTAAACTTACCGCAAATTAGCTGTTTGTACCATCAACTCAAGTTTTTGGATAGGAGAAATGGGGTTGGTCATTAG
- a CDS encoding valine--tRNA ligase: MTATIPNLPSLYDPFTTEAKWQKFWEENQVYKADPNAGGEPYCVVIPPPNVTGSLHMGHAFESALIDVLVRYHRMQGRNTLWLPGTDHASIAVHTILEKQLKSEGKTRQELGREEFLKRSWNWKAESGGTIVNQLRRLGVSVDWSRERFTLDDGLSRAVVEAFVSLYDEGLIYRGEYLVNWCPATQSAVSDVEVESKEVEGNLWHFRYSLSDGSGYVEVATTRPETMLGDTAVAVNPNDDRYKHLIGKTLTLPIMQREIPIIGDELVDPSFGTGCVKVTPAHDPNDFEMGKRHNLPFINILNKDGTVNANGGEFAGQDRFVARKNVVSRLEADGVLVKVEDYKHTVPYSDRGKVPIEPLLSTQWFVKIRPLADRALDFLDQKNSPEFVPQRWTKVYRDWLVSLRDWCISRQLWWGHQIPAWYAVSETNGQITDTTPFIVAKSADEAWDKAKAQFGENVQLEQDPDVLDTWFSSGLWPFSTLGWPEQTPDLAKYYPTTTLVTGFDIIFFWVARMTMMAGHFTEQMPFQTVYIHGLVRDENNKKMSKTANNGIDPLLLIDKYGTDALRYTLVKEVAGAGQDIRLEYDRKKDESPSVEASRNFANKLWNAARFVMMNLDGQTPAQLGEPNATELSDRWIISRYHQVIKQTTNYIDNYGLGEAAKGIYEFIWGDFCDWYIELVKSRLQQDSDPASRRTAQQTLAYVLEGILKLLHPFMPHITEEIWQTLTQQPADSGQTLALQAYPQADANLINPTLETQFELLIGTIRTIRNLRAEAEVKPGARIIANLQTDSESERQILTVGQSYIKDLAKVETLTIAGGQQPSTVTEKKPLKGLKTIGLIIVGLVFLRVGFAVANTVENVPIFGTFFETVGLGYTAWFVSRTLLSAQARQKFFAKLFAPPTDKTLSATTLQPPQQAEKPEKSIAGVVGTVQVVIPLAGVVDIETLQAKLKKSISKLEAEVQSLKGRLSNPKFVDKAPEDVVKATRDALAEAEKQLEILRARLQELL; this comes from the coding sequence ATGACCGCAACTATTCCCAACCTTCCCAGTCTCTATGATCCTTTTACCACTGAGGCGAAGTGGCAAAAATTCTGGGAGGAAAACCAAGTCTACAAAGCTGACCCGAATGCGGGTGGTGAACCTTATTGTGTCGTGATTCCGCCGCCAAATGTGACTGGTAGTCTGCACATGGGTCACGCTTTTGAAAGTGCGTTGATTGATGTGTTGGTACGCTATCACCGGATGCAAGGGCGTAATACCCTGTGGCTTCCGGGAACTGACCACGCCAGTATTGCAGTACATACGATTCTCGAAAAACAACTCAAAAGCGAGGGCAAAACTCGTCAAGAGTTAGGACGGGAGGAGTTTCTCAAACGTTCTTGGAATTGGAAGGCGGAGTCAGGAGGGACAATTGTTAATCAGCTGCGACGCTTGGGTGTTTCGGTTGATTGGTCGCGGGAAAGGTTTACCCTAGATGATGGTTTATCAAGGGCTGTAGTTGAAGCTTTTGTCAGCCTCTACGATGAAGGGTTGATTTATCGTGGTGAATATTTGGTCAACTGGTGTCCGGCTACTCAGTCGGCGGTGTCTGATGTAGAGGTGGAATCAAAAGAGGTTGAGGGTAATCTCTGGCATTTCCGCTATTCCCTGAGTGATGGTTCTGGTTATGTAGAGGTCGCGACGACTCGACCAGAAACGATGCTGGGCGATACGGCTGTAGCTGTTAATCCCAATGATGATAGATATAAGCATCTGATTGGCAAAACTTTGACTCTGCCAATTATGCAACGGGAAATTCCTATCATTGGTGATGAGTTAGTTGACCCGAGTTTCGGAACTGGTTGTGTGAAGGTGACTCCCGCCCATGACCCCAACGATTTTGAAATGGGTAAGCGTCACAATCTGCCGTTTATTAACATCTTAAATAAAGATGGTACTGTCAACGCTAATGGCGGGGAGTTTGCCGGACAAGACCGCTTTGTAGCCAGAAAGAATGTAGTATCGCGCCTAGAAGCCGACGGTGTGCTAGTGAAGGTGGAAGATTATAAGCATACCGTTCCTTATAGCGATCGCGGTAAAGTACCCATCGAACCCCTACTTTCTACTCAATGGTTTGTCAAAATTCGCCCCTTAGCAGATAGGGCGTTAGATTTTCTTGACCAAAAAAATAGCCCAGAGTTTGTCCCCCAACGTTGGACAAAGGTTTATCGTGATTGGTTAGTTAGTCTGCGAGATTGGTGTATTTCTCGGCAGTTATGGTGGGGTCATCAAATCCCAGCTTGGTATGCGGTGAGTGAAACCAATGGACAAATTACCGATACCACGCCTTTTATAGTAGCGAAATCTGCCGATGAAGCCTGGGATAAGGCTAAGGCGCAATTTGGCGAGAATGTGCAGTTAGAACAAGACCCTGATGTCTTAGATACTTGGTTTTCTTCAGGGCTATGGCCGTTTTCTACCTTAGGCTGGCCAGAACAAACGCCAGATTTAGCCAAATACTACCCCACCACTACCCTAGTTACAGGTTTTGACATCATCTTTTTCTGGGTAGCGAGAATGACAATGATGGCTGGGCATTTCACAGAACAAATGCCCTTCCAGACAGTTTATATCCACGGTTTGGTGCGGGATGAAAATAATAAAAAGATGTCGAAGACAGCTAACAATGGGATTGACCCACTGTTGCTGATTGATAAATATGGTACTGATGCCCTACGCTACACCTTAGTTAAAGAAGTAGCTGGTGCTGGTCAAGATATCCGCTTGGAGTATGACCGCAAAAAAGATGAATCACCATCAGTAGAAGCGTCCCGTAACTTTGCCAATAAGTTGTGGAATGCTGCCCGGTTTGTGATGATGAATTTGGATGGACAAACCCCTGCACAATTGGGTGAACCAAATGCAACTGAACTAAGCGATCGCTGGATTATTTCCCGTTATCATCAAGTTATCAAACAAACTACCAACTACATCGATAACTACGGTCTAGGGGAAGCAGCCAAAGGAATTTACGAATTTATCTGGGGTGATTTCTGCGACTGGTATATCGAACTAGTAAAATCCAGATTACAACAAGACTCAGACCCAGCATCACGCCGTACAGCACAACAAACCCTCGCCTATGTGTTGGAAGGGATTTTAAAGCTACTGCATCCCTTTATGCCCCACATTACTGAGGAGATTTGGCAGACTCTCACCCAGCAACCCGCCGACTCTGGACAAACTTTAGCCTTACAAGCTTACCCCCAAGCAGACGCAAACTTGATAAACCCAACTTTGGAGACACAGTTTGAACTGCTAATTGGCACTATCCGCACAATTCGTAACCTCCGTGCTGAAGCAGAAGTAAAACCAGGGGCAAGAATTATTGCCAATTTACAAACAGATAGTGAATCAGAACGGCAAATCCTTACAGTTGGGCAATCTTATATAAAAGATTTAGCCAAGGTGGAGACTTTAACCATCGCTGGTGGACAGCAGCCGTCAACTGTTACCGAGAAGAAACCACTAAAGGGTTTAAAAACAATTGGCTTAATTATCGTTGGACTTGTTTTTCTCCGGGTGGGATTTGCTGTAGCCAATACCGTGGAGAATGTGCCTATTTTTGGAACTTTCTTTGAGACTGTGGGTTTGGGTTATACGGCTTGGTTTGTTAGCCGTACCTTATTATCTGCCCAGGCTAGACAAAAGTTCTTCGCTAAATTATTTGCCCCACCAACAGATAAAACTCTCTCTGCAACAACATTGCAACCACCCCAACAAGCAGAAAAACCGGAGAAATCCATAGCTGGTGTAGTTGGAACTGTACAGGTAGTAATTCCGTTAGCAGGGGTAGTAGATATCGAAACCTTACAAGCCAAACTCAAGAAAAGTATCAGCAAGCTAGAAGCTGAAGTGCAATCTCTTAAAGGCAGGTTAAGTAATCCCAAATTTGTGGATAAAGCACCTGAGGATGTTGTCAAGGCTACAAGAGACGCTTTAGCCGAGGCGGAAAAACAATTGGAGATTTTACGCGCCCGTCTTCAAGAGTTGCTATAG